In Lepus europaeus isolate LE1 chromosome 8, mLepTim1.pri, whole genome shotgun sequence, a single genomic region encodes these proteins:
- the LOC133765528 gene encoding ribosome production factor 1, which produces MFTQWKQQQRKEKLAAKKKLKKQREALGDKAPPKPVPKTIDNQRVYDETIVDPNDEEVAYDEVTDEFASYFNRQTSPKILITTSDRPHGRTVKLCEQLSTVIPNSHVYYRRGLALKKIIPQCISRDFTDLIVINEDRKTPNGLILSHLPNGPTAHFKMSSVRLRKEIKRRGKDPTEHRPEIILNNFTTRLGHSIGRMFASFFPHNPQFIGRQVATFHNQRDFIFFRFHRYIFKSEKKAGIQELGPRFTLKFRSLQKGTFDSKYGEYEWVHKPREMDTSRRKFHL; this is translated from the coding sequence ATGTTTACGCAGTGGAAGCAGCAGCAGCGCAAGGAAAAGTTGGCAGCtaagaaaaaacttaaaaaacagagagaggctcTTGGTGATAAGGCTCCACCAAAGCCTGTACCCAAGACCATTGACAACCAGCGTGTGTATGATGAAACAATAGTAGACCCTAATGATGAAGAGGTTGCTTATGATGAAGTTACAGATGAATTTGCTTCTTACTTCAACAGACAAACTTCTCCCAAGATTCTCATCACAACATCAGATAGACCTCATGGGAGAACAGTAAAACTTTGTGAACAGCTCTCCACAGTTATACCAAACTCACATGTTTATTACAGAAGAGGACTGGCtctgaaaaaaattattccaCAGTGCATTTCAAGAGATTTCACAGATCTGATTGTTATTAATGAAGATCGTAAAACACCAAATGGACTGATTTTGAGTCACTTGCCAAATGGTCCAACTGCTCATTTTAAAATGAGCAGTGTTCGTCTTCGTAAAGAAATTAAGAGAAGAGGCAAGGACCCCACAGAACACAGACCTGAAATAATTCTGAATAATTTTACAACACGGCTAGGTCATTCTATTGGTCGTatgtttgcttctttctttccccATAATCCTCAGTTTATTGGAAGGCAAGTTGCTACATTCCATAATCAGCGGGATTTTATCTTCTTCAGATTTCACAGATACATATTCAAGAGTGAAAAGAAAGCAGGAATCCAGGAACTTGGACCACGTTTTACCTTAAAATTCAGATCTCTTCAGAAAGGAACCTTTGATTCTAAATATGGAGAATATGAATGGGTCCATAAGCCTCGGGAAATGGACACAAGTAgaagaaaatttcatttgtaa